From the genome of Miscanthus floridulus cultivar M001 chromosome 10, ASM1932011v1, whole genome shotgun sequence, one region includes:
- the LOC136488921 gene encoding uncharacterized protein, with protein MDGGSGLNILYVDTLDAMRIPRSELHLVSSIFHGVILGTQAYPLRQIDLPDMFGDRANFCLEVLTFEVVDFLGSYHAILRHPCYAKFMAIPNYTYLKLKMLGPNDVITMDSTFLHAYTCDHEHYELATIVINSVELSELGNLLTPAVPQCNELT; from the coding sequence atggacggaggcagcggtctcaacattctctacgtcgacaccctcgacgccatgcgcatcccccggtcggagctcCACCTAGTGAGCTCTATCTTCCATGGTGTGATCCTAGGGACACAGGCGTACCCActcaggcagatcgacctacccgatatgtttggtgaccgagccaacttctgcttagaggtcctcaccttcgaggtggtggactttctagggtcctaccatgctatCTTGAGGCATCCATGCTATgctaagttcatggcgatccccaactacacctatctcaagttgaagatgctaggaccaaacgACGTCATCACCATGGATAGCACCTTTTTGCACGCCTACacatgcgaccacgagcattacgagcttGCCACTATCGTCATCAACTCCGTCGAGCTCTCAGAGCTCGGGAATTTGTTGACTCCAGCAGTTCCACAGTGCAATGAGCTGACCTAA